Below is a window of Halolamina sp. CBA1230 DNA.
CGAGCGCTACCTCCCCGCCGTCGCCGAGTGGCGGCCGCGCGGGCTCGACCCCCGACCGGCGATTACGACCGGGCCGGCCAACGCCACCGCGTTCCTGCTCCCCGACTCGCCCGGCGTCCCGATCGAGACGCTCCGCAGCGCCGAGGACTGCCTCCTGATCGGCGGGTACAGCTTCACGTCCGAGCGTGTCACCGAAGCGCTGCTCGCCGCGGAATCGCGCGGTGTCGACGTGCGGGTGCTGGTCGAAGCGGAGCCGGTCAACGGCGCCTCCGCACGGCAAGCCCGACTGCTCGACCGTCTTGCCGACGCAGGGATCGAGGTTCGGGTCGTCGGCGTCGGTGCGAACCGGTTCGCGTTCCACCACCCAAAATACGCCGTCGCTGACGGCCGCGCGCTCGTCCTCTCGGAGAACTGGAAACCATCCGGCGTCGGCGGCGCGTCGAGCCGTGGCTGGGGGGTCAGGACCGAGAACGGGACGACGGCCGACGAGCTCGCGGCGCTGTTCCGGAACGACAGCACTGCGGCGGACACTCAGCCCTGGGCGGCGTTCCGCGAGAACCGCCGATTCGAGTCGGTGCCGGCCGCGAACGGCAGCTACCCGACCCAGTTCGCTCCCGAACACGTCACGGCCAGGAACGTCACGCTGCTGACCGCCCCCGGCAACGCGGAGTCGGAGCTCGTCTCGGCTATCGACGCCGCCGAGACGCGCGTCGACGTGCTCCAGCCCAGCCTCGGCCGGCAGGACAACACGCTCGTGCGGGCGACGCTGCGGGCCGCCCAGCGCGGCGTCGAGGTCCGGATCCTGCTCTCGGGGGCGTGGTACTCGGCCGAGGAGAACGAGGCGCTGGTGTCGTGGCTGAACGACTGGGCCGACCGCAACGACGCGCCGCTCTCGGCACGGATCTCCGAACCCGAGGGGCGCTACGAGAAGATCCACGCGAAGGGGCTGCTGGTCGACGACGACCTCGCGGTCGTGGGGTCGCTGAACTGGAACGAGAACAGCGCGACCCGGAACCGCGAGGTCGCGCTCGCGCTCCACGGGCCGGAGCCGGTCGCCTACTACCGCGAGAGCTTCGATGCCGACTGGCAAGGCGGGAGCGGTGCCGGGCGGACGTGGCTGTTCGCCGCCGGTGCCGTCGCCGCGGTGCTGGTGGCGGGGCTGGTCGCGACACGGTCGCTGAACTTCGCGGCGGTGGAGAAGTGGGAGGAGTGAGCGAAAGTTAGTCGTCCAGCGCGGCGGCGGTCGAGGAGAGCTCCTCGTCGATCTCGGCGTCGGCCATCTTCTCGACCAGCGCGTCGATCACCTGCTCGCGCCGACCCTTCACGAACTTGATCGAGCCGACGACGAGGTGGCCCCCGCCGGAGACGCCGGCGCCCGGAAGCTCGTCGTTCAGCTCCTCGACCATCTCGGGGATGTCCAGCCGCACGCCGTCGCTCCGGAGGACGGCGAAGTCCGGCCCGTAGCCGATCGTGATCACGGGGTCGCCCGTCTCCTCGACCTTCGTGTCGTGGAGTTCGCCGGTGGTCTTCCCCGGCGCGGGGTAGGTGAAGCGGTGGGCCCACCGATCGAGGTCGATCCGGTAGAGGTGGGCGTCGCTCTCGAGGGTCTCGTGTTCGACGTGGTCCTCGACGGCGTCGAGCTGTTCGTCCACGTCGCGCTCGGCGCGGCTGGAGAGGAACTCCACCAGCTCCTCGTGGCGATCGCGGTCGTCACAGCCGACGTTGAGCACGTCGTTCACGACCGAGTGGCCGCTGGAGTAGCGCAGGAAGTGGGCCGCGTAGTCCAGCGCCTCGCCGACGTCGTCGAGGTCGTCGCGGTCGTACCCCTCCGCCTCGGCGAGTTCGACGTAGTCGCTCATCGCGTCGGCCCGCGAGCGGTCCGAGACCCCCGCGACCGCCGGGACGTGGCGGAGCTCTTCCGTGATCTCCGGGTCGATCATCCGCGCGAGTTCGACACACATCATCCCCGTCGTGATGCTGTAGTCCTCGTCGTACAGGTAGGGGTTGACGTGGGCGTCGAGCAGCGGGTTCACCGCCTCGGGGTCGGGATGGTGGTGGTCGACGACCGCGATGGGCATGTCGTAGTGGGCGAGGTTTCGGTACGCCGGCGTGTCCTCCTCGGTGCTCCCGTTATCGAGCATCAGCAGGAACGGGAGCTGCTGGCCGTGGCGGGCCCGCCCCTCCAGCGCGAAGTTGAGGTCGCGGGTCACGTCCTCCATCTCGTAGAACGGCGCCTTCGAGGGGAGCCGCTTGAACAGGTGGCGACTCGCGTCGGGATCGGCGTGGACCTCCTGGATGAAGCTCTCAAGCGCGCGCTGAACGGGGACGGCCGCACACATCCCGTCGCCGTCGGCGTGGTGGCGCACCCGGATCGGCCGGCCTTCGAGCACCGTCCGGCGCAGGAGTCGGGCGAGCTCTTCGAGATCCTCCCGGAGCTTCTCGAACTCGGGCCACTCGACCAGCGGCTCGACCGACTCGGGGCCGGCGCGGTGGGTTCGGGCCTCGTCGAGCCGCTCGCGGGCGGCCTCCGCCGTCTCGCCCTCGAGGACGGTGACGTCGTCGACCTCCAGCTGGCGGACGCCGTCGTGGAGGCCGACCTCGCCGCTGACGCGGACGATGTCGTCGATTTCGGCCTCCGGGTAGGCGCGCACGCCGGCCTCCTCGAACGCGGCGGCGGCGACGATCCCGGTCTCGTCGCCGACGTGGAAGATCGTCGGGCCGCCGGTCTGTTTGATCTGTGTGAGTTCGCCCTCGACGGTGACCGCCTCGCCGCGGCGGAGCTCGTCGACGAGGGTGATCTCCGGTTCGTGTTCGACGCTGACGACACGGTTCTCGGCGGGGTCGACCTCCTCGAACGCGATGTCGCCGTTCTCCCGGATCTCGGTCAGGCGGACGACCAGCTCGTCGCCCTCCTCGTACTCGCCGTCGAGACCGGACTCGTGGACCAGCCCCGAGACGGCGTCGGAGACGTCGACGAAGACGCCGTAGTCGACCACGCCGTTGACGGTCACGAGGTAGCGCGCGCCCTCGGCGACGTCGTCCATCGTGCAGTCGTCGTCGAGGTCGTAAACCACGGTCGCGTCGTCGGGAACATCCCGACGGGCCGAAGGCGAACCGCCCTCGGCGGTGCCGGCGTCCTCGCCGGCGGAGTGCTCTGTCATACTGAAAACTCGGCGGTCGCGGGTGTTAAGTCTTCCAGTTCGGCCGTCGTGACGAACTGGTCGCCGAGCGGGGGCGACGCCGGCTGGGGCCGCCGAGCGCGTCCCGGAATCCTTAGTTGGCGCCGCCTCCGAGTACCGGGAGATGGGACTGTTCCGGTCGGGCGATGTGGTCGGCATCGCCGACGACGCCCTCACGTTCGCGCTCGAAGCGTCCCGCGAGACCCACCCCGACGAGTACATGGGGCTGCTGCGCGGGGAGCCGGCCAGCGAGTACGACGTCGACCACGACGGCCTGCTCGTGACGGACGTGCTGATCATCCCCGGCACCGAGTCCAACCCCGTGAGCGCGACGGTCAAGACCAGCATGATCCCCAACGACTTCTCCTCGGTCGGCTCGATCCACTCCCACCCCAACGGCGTGCTCCAGCCCTCCCAGGCCGACCTCGCGACGTTCGGCAAGGGGCAGGTCCACATCATCGTCGGCCACCCCTACGGCCGCGACGACTGGGTCGCGCTGGATCGCGAGGGGAAACGCCGCAGCCTCCCGGTGTACGACGTCGAGATGGACGACCCCGAGGACTTCTTCGACTTCACGCAGGAGGATATCGACGCCGAACTCGGTATCGACGAGGACGAGCTATGAACGGCGACGTCTCGAGCGACGCTGACGGGGAACGGACCAGAGCAGTCGCACAGGGCACCTTCGACCTGCTCCACCCGGGGCACGTCCACTACCTCCGGGAGGCCGCCGCGATGGCCGACGAGCTCCACGTGATCGTCGCCCGGAGTTCGAACGTCTCGCACAAGGCCGAGCCCGTGCTACCCGCGCGCCAGCGCCGGGACGTGGTCGAGGCCATCGACGCCGTCGACGAGGCTCACCTGGGCCACGAGTCGGACATCTTCGTTCCCATCGAGCGCATCGACCCGAGCGTGATCGTGCTCGGGTACGACCAGCACCACGACGAAGACGCGTTGCGGGCCGCACTTGACGATCGCGGGATCGACTGCGACGTGGCACGTGCGGGGCCACGGGAGCCGAAGTACGAGGACGAACTGCTCTCGACCGGCCGGATCGTCGAGCGGATCCTGGACCGACGCGGGTAGGCAGGTCTCAGCTCTTCCCCACGCGTTGGGCAAACGCGAAGCGGATAAGTATCGCGGCGCGTTAGTCCGCGTAGTGACTTCGGACCGCCAGTTCGCCGGCTTGCTCGCGGCGGCCGCGATGGGGGTGTACCTGCTCGTCGCGGTCGGCGCGACGTCGGCAGTGACCGACGCCGCCGCAGCGTGTCACGGCTGGCCCGCCTGTGGCGGCGGCTTCGCCCTCCCGACCTCCGCCGACGGCTGGTTCGCCCTCGGCCACCGGATCGGCGCCGGCGTCGTCGGCCTGCTGCTCGTCGGCGCCACCGTCCTCGCCGTCCGCCGCGGCGAGTCCCGGCGCGTGAAAGGTGCGCTCCTGTTCGCACTCGCGCTGTTCCCGCTCCAGTCCGGCGTGGGCGCCGTGATCGCCACCACGACCGTGGCGCCGACGGCCGCCGTCTCGGCGATCCACCTCGCCGTGGGCGTCGTCATCTTCGGCGGCGTGCTCGCCGCGCTCGCGTGGACGCTCGAAGCCGCGACCGGCGACCCCGACGACGAACCCGAGGACCCGCTCGACGACGAGCTCCCCCCTGTCGAGGACGCTCCCTCCCCGGAACTTCCCGAACCGGGCTGGCCGCGAACGAAAGCGAAACTCGCGGCGTACGCTCGCCTGACCAAGCCGCGACTGATGTGGCTGCTCTGTCTCGTCGCGTCGGCGGCGATGGCGCTGGCCGGCGGCCAGCAGTTCACCGCCCCCGTCGTCGCCAAGACGCTGGTCGGCGGCGCGCTCGCCATCGGCGCCTCGGGGACGTTCAACCACGTGCTCGAACGCGACGTCGACCGGAAGATGCAGCGCACCAGCGACCGCCCGCTTGCGGTCGATCTCGTGCCGGTTCGGAACGCCGTCGCGTTCGGCCTCACGCTCGCGGCGATCTCGGTCGGGCTGTTCGCCTCGATCAACCTCCTCGCGGCGGTGCTCGGGCTGACCGCGATCGCGTTCTACAGCGTCGTCTACACGCTGATCCTCAAGCCCAACACCGTCCAGAACACCGTCATCGGCGGCGCGGCCGGCGCACTCCCCGCGCTGATCGGCTGGGCGGCCGTCACGGGTGAGATCGGCTGGGGCGGCGTCGGCCTCGCGACGGTCGTGTTCCTCTGGACGCCGGCGCACTTCTACAACCTCGCGCTGGCGTACAAGGACGACTACGCGGCCGGCGGCTTCCCGATGATGCCCGTCGTGCGCGGCGAGACGACGACGCGGCGCCACATCGTCTGGTACCTCGGCGCGACGCTTTCGGCGACGGCCGCGCTGGCGCTGGCCGCACGGCTCGACTGGCTGTTCGTCGCCTTCGGCATCGCGCTGGCCGGCCTGTTCCTCTGGGCGGTCGTCCGCCTCCACTTCGAGCGCACCGAGCAGGCGGCGTTCCGCGCGTTCCACGCCTCGAACGCCTACCTCGGCGGCGTACTGCTCGCCGTCGTGCTCGACACGCTGGCGCTGTGACGATGTCGGTCATCGACCGCGTCGACGCCGACGCCTTCCCCGAACCCCGGACGATCCTCCTCTGGACGGGGATCCTCTACGTCGAGGTGATGGCGCTGACCGGCTACTGGCTGTTCGGCGACACCGTCGCGGTCAGCGCGCCACGCTTTGCGCTGTACGGTCTGCTCTGGATCAACGTCGCGATCTGGGTGTTCCTCCGGACCGACGTGCCCGACGCGAGCGGGTCGACCGTTCGCCGGGCGGGGGTACTCGCGGTCGGCTACCTCGCGGTGCTGGCCTACACTGGCGGAATGATCGGCCCCGGCGGGCACGCTCACGGACTCTCGGTGCTCTGGCTCCCGCCGGGCTGGGGGCCGGCGGTGACGTACCACGGCGAGTTCCTCCGGCTGGTGCTGATGCCGGCCCGGGTGCTGGGCTATCTCGCGCTCGCCTATCTCGTGTTCGTCACGGTGCTGGACGTCTCCCGCTCGGCGGTCTCGGGGCTGCTGGGGCTGTTCTCCTGTGTCTCCTGTTCGTGGCCGATCCTCGCCTCGATCGGGACGGCGGTGTTCGGCGGCGGTTCGTTCGTCGCGGTGGCGACGACGACGTACGCCTACGACGTGTCGACGGCGGTGTTCCTGCTGACGGTGGCGCTGCTGGCGTGGCGGCCGTCGCTGGGGTCGCTGCGGTGAGAGGTCGGAGCTCTGGTGGGTCCAGATTTACCCAGCCCCGGAGGCGCTCTCCCGGGATCTCTCGGGAAACGGGCGACGAGTATCGATTGGCACCGCTCCCGCCTACTGTGTTCATACCTCTTTCTCGATTACCGTCTTGAGGATCCACCCAGCCACCGCTGCTGCAACGAGGGCGAACCCGATTTCGGGCAGTATGCCCGGTGGGAAAATTATCAGGAGGATTCCGGCGCCGAGAAGTATGGCTAACAGCCAGAAATGCCATTCAGTCTCTACCTGCTCCTCGTCGGTCGGATGATCCTCGTCGCCGGCTTCGTCGTCGTTCCGTGAGTCGGTTGCCGGGTCCATACGTACGTTACGTCTGCCATCTGGTTATACCTTTGTTACGCGCACGACTGTCTCGGTCGGATCAGCGGTCCGCGACGGCTCTGATCGAAGGCAAGTGCCGAATCTGCCGTTCCAGTTTCTCACCGGTAGCGCACGGACTGCCTCCCAACGGACCCGTCAGCCCACGTCCAGATGCGCCGCGATCCCTTCGCGGATGATCTCCTCGCAGTAGCCACACCGAACGCCGTCGTCGAGCACGTCGAACCGGCTCTCGACCGGCTCCTCGGCGTTGGTGATACAGCTACTGTTCGGGCAGGCCAGCACGCCGACGAC
It encodes the following:
- a CDS encoding phosphatidylserine/phosphatidylglycerophosphate/cardiolipin synthase family protein, with product MARQHRSRDRRIRSALAVQLLLASLLLVSFAGVGVGHAATTPTHDTAGIAVSDEPDSNATAAVVELYPDPVRDGDTGEYVVVRLPEHGNWSLSDGESTTRLRNRTGRLLITPDPEVVSDSAGDGATVVEGSFALANTGETVVLRRGREIVHRVRYAETTEGERYLPAVAEWRPRGLDPRPAITTGPANATAFLLPDSPGVPIETLRSAEDCLLIGGYSFTSERVTEALLAAESRGVDVRVLVEAEPVNGASARQARLLDRLADAGIEVRVVGVGANRFAFHHPKYAVADGRALVLSENWKPSGVGGASSRGWGVRTENGTTADELAALFRNDSTAADTQPWAAFRENRRFESVPAANGSYPTQFAPEHVTARNVTLLTAPGNAESELVSAIDAAETRVDVLQPSLGRQDNTLVRATLRAAQRGVEVRILLSGAWYSAEENEALVSWLNDWADRNDAPLSARISEPEGRYEKIHAKGLLVDDDLAVVGSLNWNENSATRNREVALALHGPEPVAYYRESFDADWQGGSGAGRTWLFAAGAVAAVLVAGLVATRSLNFAAVEKWEE
- a CDS encoding DHH family phosphoesterase, whose amino-acid sequence is MTEHSAGEDAGTAEGGSPSARRDVPDDATVVYDLDDDCTMDDVAEGARYLVTVNGVVDYGVFVDVSDAVSGLVHESGLDGEYEEGDELVVRLTEIRENGDIAFEEVDPAENRVVSVEHEPEITLVDELRRGEAVTVEGELTQIKQTGGPTIFHVGDETGIVAAAAFEEAGVRAYPEAEIDDIVRVSGEVGLHDGVRQLEVDDVTVLEGETAEAARERLDEARTHRAGPESVEPLVEWPEFEKLREDLEELARLLRRTVLEGRPIRVRHHADGDGMCAAVPVQRALESFIQEVHADPDASRHLFKRLPSKAPFYEMEDVTRDLNFALEGRARHGQQLPFLLMLDNGSTEEDTPAYRNLAHYDMPIAVVDHHHPDPEAVNPLLDAHVNPYLYDEDYSITTGMMCVELARMIDPEITEELRHVPAVAGVSDRSRADAMSDYVELAEAEGYDRDDLDDVGEALDYAAHFLRYSSGHSVVNDVLNVGCDDRDRHEELVEFLSSRAERDVDEQLDAVEDHVEHETLESDAHLYRIDLDRWAHRFTYPAPGKTTGELHDTKVEETGDPVITIGYGPDFAVLRSDGVRLDIPEMVEELNDELPGAGVSGGGHLVVGSIKFVKGRREQVIDALVEKMADAEIDEELSSTAAALDD
- a CDS encoding Mov34/MPN/PAD-1 family protein, yielding MGLFRSGDVVGIADDALTFALEASRETHPDEYMGLLRGEPASEYDVDHDGLLVTDVLIIPGTESNPVSATVKTSMIPNDFSSVGSIHSHPNGVLQPSQADLATFGKGQVHIIVGHPYGRDDWVALDREGKRRSLPVYDVEMDDPEDFFDFTQEDIDAELGIDEDEL
- a CDS encoding adenylyltransferase/cytidyltransferase family protein translates to MNGDVSSDADGERTRAVAQGTFDLLHPGHVHYLREAAAMADELHVIVARSSNVSHKAEPVLPARQRRDVVEAIDAVDEAHLGHESDIFVPIERIDPSVIVLGYDQHHDEDALRAALDDRGIDCDVARAGPREPKYEDELLSTGRIVERILDRRG
- a CDS encoding heme o synthase translates to MGVYLLVAVGATSAVTDAAAACHGWPACGGGFALPTSADGWFALGHRIGAGVVGLLLVGATVLAVRRGESRRVKGALLFALALFPLQSGVGAVIATTTVAPTAAVSAIHLAVGVVIFGGVLAALAWTLEAATGDPDDEPEDPLDDELPPVEDAPSPELPEPGWPRTKAKLAAYARLTKPRLMWLLCLVASAAMALAGGQQFTAPVVAKTLVGGALAIGASGTFNHVLERDVDRKMQRTSDRPLAVDLVPVRNAVAFGLTLAAISVGLFASINLLAAVLGLTAIAFYSVVYTLILKPNTVQNTVIGGAAGALPALIGWAAVTGEIGWGGVGLATVVFLWTPAHFYNLALAYKDDYAAGGFPMMPVVRGETTTRRHIVWYLGATLSATAALALAARLDWLFVAFGIALAGLFLWAVVRLHFERTEQAAFRAFHASNAYLGGVLLAVVLDTLAL